One Chryseobacterium wanjuense genomic region harbors:
- a CDS encoding outer membrane beta-barrel protein encodes MKKLLLAGAITLFGLSNAQIKKGTVYISGQVNYTQEEDKNRDFTEKNFKIIPTAGIFIAPNLAVGTGLGYTNKKTEYHDIYSDGFFTSSFESTGKTDAIVVAPFIRKYWTLSDKLYFFGQLEIPMEFGKINQDASVTYIDGMSGFIAQQTFSVERKYTSIGVNVKPGLDYFLNKNWSIEATIGEFGYQNFKYKNETDTDLKNYNFGLNLSSISFGVKYVFAK; translated from the coding sequence ATGAAAAAACTATTACTAGCCGGTGCAATTACACTTTTCGGACTTTCTAATGCTCAGATTAAAAAAGGAACGGTTTACATTTCCGGACAGGTGAATTATACTCAGGAAGAAGATAAAAACAGAGACTTTACCGAGAAAAATTTTAAAATAATTCCGACGGCGGGTATATTTATAGCTCCAAATTTAGCTGTAGGAACAGGTTTAGGGTATACAAACAAAAAGACAGAATACCACGATATTTATTCTGACGGCTTTTTCACTAGTTCATTCGAGTCTACAGGAAAAACAGATGCCATTGTGGTTGCTCCTTTCATAAGAAAATACTGGACTTTATCGGATAAATTATATTTCTTCGGACAGTTGGAAATCCCAATGGAATTCGGGAAAATAAATCAGGATGCTTCGGTGACATACATCGACGGCATGTCCGGATTTATAGCTCAACAGACATTTTCCGTTGAAAGAAAATATACTTCAATCGGGGTGAATGTAAAACCGGGACTGGATTATTTCTTAAATAAAAACTGGTCTATCGAAGCAACAATAGGAGAATTCGGATACCAAAATTTCAAGTATAAAAACGAGACAGATACAGACCTTAAAAACTATAATTTCGGTCTCAACTTATCATCAATCTCTTTCGGAGTAAAGTATGTTTTTGCTAAATAA
- a CDS encoding outer membrane protein yields the protein MKKLLLAGAVALFGLSNAQMTKGDWVISGNTGAGFNNVTTTIKANGQSVDGPKVSTFSVTPSVGYFVIDKLAVGIDLGFLTATTKYEGLKSTTTSFSVMPTATYYFTNSSKLVPFLGAGIGYASAKNKGEADFMGISDETTTDGLAWKVKGGVTYMATQSLGINLGVSYDQFSNKETIMNTDVKTNVKTFGVNVGFSYFIKGKAQKSDK from the coding sequence ATGAAAAAACTATTACTAGCTGGTGCAGTAGCACTTTTCGGACTTTCAAACGCACAGATGACTAAAGGTGACTGGGTAATCAGCGGAAACACTGGTGCTGGTTTCAACAATGTAACGACTACAATTAAAGCTAATGGTCAGTCTGTAGACGGTCCTAAAGTAAGCACATTTTCTGTAACGCCGTCTGTTGGATATTTTGTAATTGACAAATTAGCTGTAGGAATCGACTTAGGTTTTTTAACAGCTACTACAAAGTATGAAGGTTTAAAATCTACTACAACTAGCTTTTCTGTAATGCCGACTGCAACTTATTATTTCACTAATTCAAGCAAATTGGTTCCTTTCTTAGGTGCAGGAATAGGGTACGCTTCTGCTAAAAACAAAGGTGAAGCAGATTTTATGGGAATTTCTGATGAAACAACTACTGACGGTCTTGCTTGGAAAGTAAAAGGTGGAGTAACTTATATGGCGACTCAATCTTTAGGGATCAACTTGGGAGTTTCTTATGATCAGTTCTCAAACAAAGAAACGATTATGAACACTGACGTTAAAACAAACGTAAAAACTTTCGGTGTAAATGTTGGTTTCTCTTATTTCATCAAAGGTAAAGCTCAGAAATCTGATAAATAA
- a CDS encoding porin family protein translates to MKKILFASALALFTVANAQTTFGLKGGFALSKLTSNEDLDAFEGVNGGLKSKAGFYVGALVEHKFNNKFAVQGEVQYANLGGKAEVSMSGITVTENFNLNRIVIPVSARYYATPDLAVYAGPFVSIKTGTKVNIDVSGGMADPQLLNEAENFLEESFDNGLKSAEFGLFLGADYNVYKGLFVDARYSFGLSNMIKDPVADEKMKMNFFQIGIGYKFK, encoded by the coding sequence ATGAAAAAAATTTTATTCGCATCGGCTTTAGCATTATTTACAGTAGCTAATGCACAGACAACTTTTGGATTGAAAGGCGGATTTGCATTATCTAAATTAACATCCAATGAAGATCTTGACGCCTTCGAAGGAGTAAACGGAGGGCTGAAATCAAAGGCAGGCTTTTATGTAGGCGCTTTGGTTGAGCATAAATTTAATAATAAATTTGCTGTACAGGGAGAAGTTCAATACGCCAATCTTGGAGGTAAAGCTGAAGTTTCAATGTCAGGTATCACAGTTACGGAGAATTTCAATTTAAACAGAATTGTAATTCCTGTATCTGCAAGATATTATGCAACACCTGATCTTGCAGTATATGCAGGGCCTTTTGTAAGCATTAAAACAGGTACTAAAGTGAACATTGATGTATCTGGAGGTATGGCAGATCCGCAATTGCTGAATGAAGCGGAAAACTTCCTGGAAGAATCATTTGATAATGGTTTGAAGTCTGCTGAGTTCGGATTATTTTTAGGTGCGGATTATAACGTATACAAGGGACTTTTTGTAGATGCACGTTATAGCTTCGGATTATCTAACATGATTAAAGATCCTGTTGCCGACGAAAAAATGAAGATGAATTTCTTCCAGATAGGAATAGGATACAAATTCAAATAA
- the ffh gene encoding signal recognition particle protein — MFNSLQDKLDKALHNISGRGKITEINVAETVKEIRRALVDADVNYKVAKDLTKRVQDKALGQNVLTSLTPGQLMTKIVHDELVDLMGGSQEGINLSGKPSVILIAGLQGSGKTTFSGKLANYLKTKRNKKPLLVACDVYRPAAIDQLKVLGGQIGVPVFTEEGSTNPSTIAENAINFAKSNGHDIVIVDTAGRLAIDEQMMNEIKTVHSTIKPNETLFVVDSMTGQDAVNTAKAFNDTLNFDGVVLTKLDGDTRGGAALTIRSVVEKPIKFISTGEKMEALDLFYPERMADRILGMGDVVSLVERAQEQFDEEEAKKLHKKIAKNEFGFDDFLKQINQIKKMGNMKDLMGMIPGVGKAIKDVEISDDAFKHIEAIIYSMTPEERRRPSIINTQRKNRIAKGAGRKIEDVNQLMKQFDQMGKMMKMMQGPQGKQMMQMMSKMPNMPGMGGMFGK, encoded by the coding sequence ATGTTTAATAGTTTACAGGATAAATTAGACAAAGCGCTTCATAATATTTCCGGAAGAGGAAAAATTACGGAAATCAATGTTGCGGAAACCGTAAAAGAGATTCGTAGAGCATTGGTAGACGCCGATGTTAATTATAAAGTTGCCAAAGATCTTACGAAAAGAGTTCAGGATAAAGCGCTGGGACAAAACGTTCTTACTTCGCTTACTCCGGGACAGCTGATGACAAAGATTGTTCATGATGAATTGGTAGATCTAATGGGAGGTTCTCAGGAAGGAATCAACCTTTCAGGGAAGCCGTCTGTAATCCTTATTGCAGGTCTTCAGGGTTCCGGTAAGACGACTTTCTCCGGAAAATTGGCTAATTATTTAAAAACAAAAAGAAATAAAAAACCTCTTTTGGTAGCTTGTGACGTTTACCGTCCGGCTGCGATCGACCAGCTGAAAGTTTTGGGAGGTCAGATTGGGGTTCCTGTTTTCACGGAGGAAGGTTCTACAAACCCTTCTACTATTGCTGAAAACGCGATCAATTTTGCTAAATCTAATGGTCATGATATCGTAATTGTCGATACCGCAGGTCGTTTGGCAATTGATGAGCAGATGATGAACGAAATCAAAACAGTTCATTCTACTATTAAACCAAACGAAACATTATTCGTTGTGGATTCCATGACGGGTCAGGATGCTGTGAACACGGCAAAAGCCTTCAATGATACTTTGAATTTTGACGGAGTTGTTTTAACAAAATTAGACGGTGATACACGTGGTGGAGCTGCGTTGACGATTCGTTCGGTTGTAGAAAAGCCTATCAAATTCATCTCTACAGGTGAGAAAATGGAAGCTTTGGATCTTTTCTACCCGGAAAGGATGGCAGACAGAATCCTGGGAATGGGAGACGTTGTTTCGTTAGTAGAAAGAGCTCAGGAGCAGTTTGATGAAGAGGAAGCGAAAAAACTTCACAAGAAAATCGCTAAAAATGAGTTTGGTTTTGATGATTTCTTAAAACAAATTAATCAGATCAAGAAAATGGGTAATATGAAGGATTTGATGGGGATGATTCCGGGAGTTGGAAAGGCGATCAAGGATGTGGAAATCAGCGATGATGCCTTTAAACATATCGAAGCGATCATCTATTCTATGACTCCTGAAGAAAGAAGAAGACCTTCTATTATTAATACTCAGAGAAAAAACAGAATTGCAAAAGGTGCCGGAAGAAAAATTGAAGATGTAAACCAATTGATGAAGCAGTTTGACCAAATGGGTAAAATGATGAAGATGATGCAGGGACCTCAGGGAAAACAAATGATGCAGATGATGAGCAAAATGCCGAATATGCCTGGAATGGGTGGTATGTTTGGAAAATAA
- the atpB gene encoding F0F1 ATP synthase subunit A translates to MFKKFAVLFYSIFVLNLVSAQHGEATAEAAPATELSEKDKVSKENKEFIAHHLLDAHDFTLMVDKEGHHIGFPLPVIFYDNGIHAFMSNKEGFMHGEPTEVDGNFYKLHHEKIYKTDANGTLEIDEEGHPKAEKVLDLSITKSVLIIIMVSIFMLVLFTGMARSYKKSQVPTGAARFLEPLVIFVRDEIAIPNIGHKYKRFIGYLLTVFFFILFLNVLGLMPFGINVTGNITMTFLLAILTYLITTFSANKDYWKHIFWMPGVPVPMKIIMLPIELLGTITKPFALMIRLFANMTAGHIVVMSLIGLIYVFKNFVAGVAFPFLTLVIYLLEVLVAFLQAYIFTMLSALFIGMAVQEHEHEHHAAH, encoded by the coding sequence ATGTTTAAGAAATTCGCAGTTTTATTCTACAGTATTTTTGTATTAAACTTAGTGTCTGCACAGCACGGTGAGGCTACTGCTGAGGCGGCTCCAGCTACAGAGCTTTCGGAAAAAGACAAAGTAAGTAAAGAAAACAAAGAGTTCATCGCCCATCACTTGTTGGACGCTCACGACTTTACATTGATGGTAGACAAAGAAGGTCACCATATCGGTTTTCCTCTTCCTGTTATTTTTTATGACAATGGGATCCACGCTTTCATGAGCAACAAAGAAGGATTCATGCACGGAGAGCCAACTGAGGTAGACGGAAATTTCTACAAACTACACCACGAAAAAATTTATAAAACAGACGCAAACGGGACTCTGGAAATTGATGAAGAAGGTCACCCGAAAGCTGAAAAAGTTTTAGACTTATCCATTACGAAGAGTGTACTTATCATTATCATGGTTTCGATCTTCATGTTGGTATTGTTCACAGGAATGGCAAGATCTTACAAAAAGTCTCAGGTTCCTACAGGAGCAGCAAGATTTTTAGAACCATTGGTAATTTTCGTAAGAGACGAAATTGCTATCCCGAATATCGGACATAAATATAAGAGATTCATCGGATATTTACTGACTGTATTTTTCTTCATCTTATTTTTGAACGTATTAGGATTAATGCCTTTCGGAATCAATGTTACCGGTAATATTACCATGACATTCTTATTGGCGATCCTTACTTATTTAATTACTACATTTTCTGCAAATAAAGATTATTGGAAACACATCTTCTGGATGCCGGGAGTACCTGTACCCATGAAAATCATCATGTTGCCAATCGAATTGTTAGGAACAATCACAAAGCCTTTCGCATTGATGATCCGACTTTTTGCAAACATGACTGCAGGACACATCGTGGTAATGAGTTTGATCGGATTGATCTATGTATTCAAGAACTTTGTAGCAGGTGTTGCATTCCCGTTCCTTACATTGGTAATCTATCTTTTGGAAGTATTGGTAGCATTCTTACAGGCTTATATCTTTACGATGTTATCAGCTTTGTTCATCGGAATGGCGGTGCAGGAGCACGAGCACGAACACCACGCTGCTCACTAA
- the atpE gene encoding ATP synthase F0 subunit C, whose translation MEIPKIVGAGIVVLGVGIGLGKIGAAALEAIARQPEQSGKIQTAMLIAAALVEGVAFAALFAVN comes from the coding sequence ATGGAAATCCCTAAAATTGTAGGTGCTGGTATCGTAGTACTAGGTGTAGGTATCGGTCTTGGTAAAATCGGAGCTGCTGCTCTTGAAGCTATCGCTAGACAACCTGAACAATCTGGAAAAATCCAAACAGCTATGCTTATCGCAGCTGCACTTGTAGAAGGTGTTGCGTTTGCTGCTCTATTCGCAGTAAACTAA
- a CDS encoding F0F1 ATP synthase subunit B, with protein sequence MELIHQFSSGLFIIQSVIFLALLFLLGKFAWKPILKSINDRETSIVDALNQATLARKEMETLKEDNERIIREAKIERDAILKEAREIKDRIVGEAKDAAKAEGDKLIEAAKQTINAEKNAAMADIKTQIGTLSVNIAESILKQKLDNSEAQNELVQNYLNKSNLN encoded by the coding sequence ATGGAATTAATTCATCAGTTTTCATCAGGATTATTTATTATCCAATCTGTTATTTTTCTAGCATTGTTATTTTTGTTAGGTAAATTCGCTTGGAAACCTATTTTAAAGTCTATCAATGACAGAGAAACTTCTATCGTTGATGCTCTTAATCAAGCTACACTAGCAAGAAAAGAAATGGAAACTTTAAAAGAGGATAACGAAAGAATCATTCGTGAAGCTAAAATCGAAAGAGATGCTATCCTTAAAGAAGCCAGAGAGATTAAAGATAGAATCGTAGGTGAGGCTAAAGATGCTGCTAAAGCTGAAGGAGACAAATTGATCGAAGCTGCTAAACAAACTATCAACGCTGAGAAAAACGCTGCAATGGCAGATATCAAAACTCAGATCGGTACTTTATCAGTGAACATCGCAGAGTCTATCTTGAAACAAAAATTAGACAACAGCGAAGCTCAAAACGAATTAGTTCAAAATTATTTAAACAAATCTAACCTTAACTAA
- the atpH gene encoding ATP synthase F1 subunit delta: MLTSKVAKRYAQGLLDFTNESGQTATVFSEMKDVVKIMNESQDLNKFFHTPYIDSKKKIEVAKEIFKSLSVSSQNMITLVIRQGRENQLKNIAQEFINKVEDINGVQRITLTTATEISKENINQILRSTNLVKADSNFDLKLNVNPKILGGYILRVGDQLVDASVKSKLNQIKKDFQLN, translated from the coding sequence ATGCTTACATCTAAAGTAGCTAAAAGATACGCACAAGGTTTACTTGATTTTACAAACGAATCAGGGCAAACGGCTACTGTATTTTCAGAAATGAAAGATGTAGTGAAGATTATGAATGAATCTCAGGATTTAAACAAATTCTTCCACACACCATACATCGATTCTAAAAAGAAAATAGAAGTAGCAAAGGAGATTTTCAAAAGTTTATCGGTTTCTTCTCAAAATATGATCACTTTGGTAATCAGACAGGGAAGAGAAAATCAACTGAAAAATATCGCTCAGGAATTCATCAATAAAGTTGAGGATATCAATGGCGTACAGAGAATTACTCTTACGACAGCGACTGAGATTTCAAAAGAGAATATCAATCAGATCTTAAGATCTACCAACTTGGTAAAAGCTGATTCGAATTTTGATTTGAAACTAAATGTAAACCCGAAAATCCTTGGAGGTTATATATTAAGAGTAGGAGACCAGTTAGTAGATGCTTCTGTGAAGTCTAAGCTTAATCAAATTAAAAAAGATTTTCAATTAAATTAA
- the atpA gene encoding F0F1 ATP synthase subunit alpha: MAEINPAEVSAILKQQLANFDTQSNVEEVGTVLTIGDGIARVYGLENVQYGELVKFSSDVEGIVLNLEEDNVGVALLGESKLVKEGDTVRRTNRISSIKVGEGMLGRVVDTLGNPIDGKGPITGDLYEMPLERKAPGVIFRQPVTEPLQTGIVAIDSMIPVGRGQRELIIGDRQTGKTTVAIDTIINQKEFYDAGKPVYCIYVAIGQKASTVAQIVKTLSDKGALAYTVIVAANASDPVPMQVYSAMAGASIGEFFRDTGRPALIVYDDLSKQAVAYRELSLLLRRPPGREAYPGDVFYLHSRLLERAAKVIADDKIASQMNDLPESLRPIVKGGGSLTALPIIETQAGDVSAYIPTNVISITDGQIFLESDLFNSGVRPAINVGISVSRVGGNAQIKSMKKVSGTLKLDQAQYKELEAFAKFGSDLDASTLAVISKGERNVEILKQPVNSPLPVDSQVAMIYAGTENLLRNVPIRKVKEFQIEYIEFLRSKHPDTMAAIKAGKIDDSITGVLKQAANDLASKYN, from the coding sequence ATGGCAGAAATAAATCCGGCAGAAGTATCTGCGATCTTAAAACAGCAATTGGCCAACTTCGATACTCAATCAAACGTTGAGGAAGTAGGTACAGTTTTAACCATCGGTGATGGTATTGCTCGTGTATACGGGTTAGAAAACGTACAATACGGAGAGTTGGTGAAATTTTCTAGTGATGTAGAAGGTATTGTACTAAACCTTGAAGAAGACAACGTAGGTGTTGCTCTACTTGGTGAAAGTAAATTAGTAAAAGAAGGTGATACAGTAAGAAGAACAAACAGAATCTCTTCTATCAAAGTAGGAGAAGGCATGTTGGGAAGAGTAGTAGATACTCTTGGTAACCCTATCGATGGTAAAGGTCCTATTACTGGGGATTTATACGAAATGCCATTGGAAAGAAAGGCTCCTGGAGTTATCTTCAGACAGCCGGTAACTGAGCCTTTACAGACAGGTATCGTTGCAATCGACTCTATGATCCCTGTAGGAAGAGGGCAGAGAGAGCTTATCATCGGTGACAGACAGACAGGTAAAACTACTGTTGCGATCGATACGATCATCAACCAAAAAGAATTCTATGATGCAGGGAAGCCTGTATATTGTATATATGTTGCTATCGGACAAAAAGCGTCTACTGTAGCACAAATCGTGAAAACGCTTTCTGATAAAGGAGCTTTAGCTTATACGGTAATCGTTGCGGCTAACGCATCAGATCCGGTTCCAATGCAGGTATATTCTGCAATGGCAGGTGCTTCTATCGGTGAGTTCTTCAGAGACACTGGTAGACCAGCTTTGATCGTTTATGATGATTTATCAAAACAAGCGGTAGCTTACCGTGAGCTTTCTCTACTATTGAGAAGACCACCGGGACGTGAGGCTTATCCTGGAGACGTTTTCTATCTTCACTCAAGATTGTTGGAAAGAGCAGCAAAAGTAATCGCTGATGACAAAATTGCAAGCCAAATGAATGATTTACCTGAGTCTTTAAGACCAATCGTGAAAGGTGGTGGTTCATTAACGGCACTTCCAATCATCGAAACTCAGGCGGGTGACGTTTCTGCGTATATCCCAACGAACGTAATCTCTATTACAGACGGACAGATCTTCTTGGAGTCTGATCTATTCAACTCAGGGGTACGTCCTGCGATCAACGTGGGTATCTCTGTATCGAGAGTAGGAGGTAACGCTCAGATCAAATCAATGAAAAAAGTTTCTGGTACGCTTAAATTAGACCAGGCTCAATATAAAGAATTAGAAGCGTTTGCTAAATTCGGTTCAGACCTTGATGCTTCTACTTTAGCAGTTATCTCTAAAGGGGAAAGAAACGTTGAGATCCTTAAGCAGCCGGTAAACTCTCCACTTCCTGTAGATAGCCAAGTTGCTATGATCTACGCTGGAACTGAGAACTTACTAAGAAACGTTCCTATCAGAAAAGTAAAAGAATTCCAAATCGAATATATCGAGTTCCTAAGATCTAAGCATCCTGATACAATGGCTGCTATCAAAGCTGGGAAAATCGATGATTCAATCACAGGTGTTCTTAAGCAGGCTGCTAATGATTTAGCTTCTAAATATAACTAA
- the atpG gene encoding ATP synthase F1 subunit gamma yields MANLKEIRGRITSISSTMQITRAMKMVSAAKLKKAQDAIVMLRPYSEKLQELIQNVNSSSDPDQISVYAQKREVKRVLFIAITSNRGLAGAFNSSIVKELNAQFQNKSQYEVEVLSIGKKAFDAVRKTRTVYSNESAVYDNLNFDTVANVSEAVMTSFREGKFDEVYLIYNKFVNAATQEVTTEQLLPISMPETTEPQIETDYIFEPNRTEILDNLIPKSIKTQVFKAVLDSVASEHGARMTAMHKATDNAQALKNDLVIFYNKARQAAITNEILEIVSGAEALKNS; encoded by the coding sequence ATGGCAAACTTAAAAGAAATACGAGGCAGAATTACTTCAATTTCATCTACGATGCAAATTACACGTGCTATGAAAATGGTTTCGGCAGCGAAACTTAAAAAAGCACAGGATGCAATCGTAATGTTAAGACCTTATTCTGAGAAATTACAGGAGCTTATCCAGAATGTAAATTCCAGCTCGGATCCTGATCAAATTTCTGTTTACGCTCAAAAAAGAGAGGTAAAGAGAGTGCTTTTTATCGCTATTACTTCAAACAGAGGTCTTGCGGGAGCTTTCAATTCATCTATCGTTAAAGAGCTTAATGCACAGTTTCAGAATAAATCTCAATACGAGGTTGAAGTTCTTTCTATTGGTAAAAAAGCTTTCGATGCTGTAAGAAAAACTCGTACGGTATATTCTAATGAAAGCGCGGTTTATGATAATCTGAACTTCGATACAGTGGCTAATGTTTCTGAAGCGGTAATGACAAGCTTTAGAGAAGGGAAATTTGATGAAGTTTATTTAATTTATAATAAATTCGTTAATGCTGCTACTCAGGAAGTGACAACGGAACAATTGCTTCCGATTTCTATGCCTGAAACTACAGAACCTCAGATAGAGACAGATTATATTTTTGAACCAAACAGAACAGAAATCTTAGATAATTTGATTCCTAAGTCTATCAAAACTCAGGTTTTCAAAGCTGTCCTGGATTCTGTAGCATCTGAGCACGGAGCGAGAATGACTGCTATGCACAAGGCAACAGACAACGCTCAGGCTTTGAAGAATGATTTGGTAATCTTCTACAACAAAGCAAGACAGGCTGCCATTACAAACGAAATCCTAGAAATCGTTTCCGGAGCTGAAGCTTTGAAAAATTCGTAA
- a CDS encoding hemolysin family protein, giving the protein MDSDIVRLLLALLLVLLNGFFVAAEFSIVKVRYSQIQLKAAEGNSMAKQAEHIIKHLDEYLSATQLGITLASLALGWVGESALHHVIENIFNYLGFSMSEATVTSVSVIISFVLITVMHIVFGELIPKSIAIRKSEATTMATAIPLRVFYTVFKPFIWLMNLMSNTFLRLVKIHPASEHEIHSTEELQLLVKQSADSGEIEEENYEIIKNAFDFTDHSAKQIMVPRQNITSIDFEEDLNEIINKIMDSGYSRIPVYVDSIDNVIGVLYTKEIIREFVKRKGELNHEDLKELMRDAFFVVGSKKISDLLKIFQQKKQHLAIVIDEFGGTEGIITLEDILEELVGEIQDEEDDEDKIVDKIGDNTYWVQATQPLDEINEFLPKKLPLPEESEYNTLAGFILHALEDIPEENQEFDLENYHFKILKMNNKSVELVELVYEEPNIVNDLAERIGEV; this is encoded by the coding sequence ATGGACTCGGACATAGTCAGGCTCTTGTTGGCCTTATTACTTGTTTTACTTAATGGCTTTTTCGTAGCCGCAGAATTTTCAATAGTTAAGGTTCGTTACTCACAGATCCAGTTAAAAGCTGCAGAAGGAAATTCTATGGCAAAACAGGCGGAGCACATTATCAAGCATCTTGATGAGTATTTATCGGCAACACAGTTGGGGATTACTTTGGCTTCCCTTGCATTAGGTTGGGTCGGAGAAAGTGCATTGCATCACGTTATTGAAAATATTTTCAATTATTTAGGTTTCAGTATGAGCGAAGCGACTGTCACTTCAGTCTCAGTAATCATAAGTTTTGTATTAATTACCGTTATGCATATTGTTTTTGGTGAGCTTATTCCAAAATCAATCGCGATCAGAAAATCAGAAGCTACCACGATGGCTACTGCAATTCCACTGAGGGTTTTCTATACTGTTTTTAAACCATTCATTTGGTTAATGAATCTGATGTCGAATACTTTCCTGAGATTGGTAAAAATACACCCTGCTTCTGAGCACGAGATTCACTCTACGGAAGAATTACAGCTTTTGGTGAAACAAAGTGCAGACAGTGGGGAAATTGAAGAAGAAAACTATGAGATCATTAAAAATGCCTTTGATTTTACAGATCATTCGGCAAAACAGATCATGGTTCCCCGTCAGAATATTACATCAATTGATTTTGAAGAAGATCTCAACGAAATTATCAATAAAATTATGGACAGCGGATATTCCCGTATTCCTGTGTATGTAGATTCTATTGATAATGTGATTGGTGTTCTTTATACAAAAGAAATCATAAGAGAATTTGTAAAAAGAAAAGGAGAACTGAATCACGAAGATCTGAAAGAGCTGATGCGTGATGCCTTTTTCGTGGTGGGAAGTAAGAAAATCTCAGATTTGTTGAAAATTTTCCAACAGAAAAAGCAGCATTTGGCCATTGTAATCGACGAATTCGGAGGTACGGAAGGTATCATTACCCTTGAAGATATTTTAGAGGAATTGGTAGGTGAAATCCAGGATGAGGAAGATGATGAAGATAAGATCGTAGATAAAATCGGCGACAATACCTATTGGGTGCAGGCAACACAGCCTTTGGACGAAATCAACGAATTTTTACCTAAAAAGCTGCCTCTTCCCGAAGAAAGCGAATACAATACATTAGCCGGATTTATCCTTCATGCATTAGAAGATATCCCGGAAGAAAACCAGGAATTTGACCTTGAAAATTATCATTTCAAAATTTTGAAAATGAATAATAAGAGTGTAGAACTCGTGGAATTGGTTTACGAAGAACCAAATATCGTAAATGATCTTGCAGAAAGAATAGGAGAAGTTTAA
- a CDS encoding ATP-dependent Clp protease adaptor ClpS — MNFYNSIKDYEDPKRQYEEEVLVLDDTDEIYKLVLHNDDVHTFDYVIDCLIEICKHTLEQAEQCTILVHFKGKCTVKTGSMDVLKPMHEKLLSRELTSEIV, encoded by the coding sequence ATGAATTTTTATAACAGTATAAAAGATTATGAAGATCCAAAACGCCAGTACGAAGAAGAAGTTCTGGTTTTGGATGATACTGATGAAATCTATAAGTTGGTTTTGCATAATGACGATGTTCATACCTTCGACTACGTCATTGACTGTCTGATCGAGATTTGCAAACACACATTGGAGCAGGCCGAACAGTGCACGATTCTCGTCCATTTTAAAGGCAAATGCACGGTAAAAACAGGATCAATGGATGTGTTGAAACCCATGCATGAAAAACTGCTTTCAAGAGAATTAACAAGCGAAATAGTATAA